The following proteins are encoded in a genomic region of Opitutus sp.:
- a CDS encoding type II toxin-antitoxin system VapC family toxin: protein MNLLLDTHVVLWWLDDHPRLSRAARQAIRNPANRCWLSAVTVFEVETKHRLGKLALPSGLQLGWDNTVKAERWSMLPVDHGHARQAGRYSLEHGDPFDRLLAAQAEIENAVLITWDPAFASFGIRTLW, encoded by the coding sequence GTGAACCTGCTGCTCGATACCCATGTGGTGCTGTGGTGGCTCGATGACCACCCCCGGCTAAGTCGTGCAGCCCGTCAGGCCATTCGCAATCCTGCCAATCGGTGTTGGCTGAGCGCCGTCACGGTCTTCGAAGTCGAAACCAAGCACCGCTTGGGTAAGCTCGCCCTGCCGTCGGGACTCCAGTTGGGATGGGATAACACCGTCAAAGCCGAGCGGTGGTCGATGCTCCCGGTTGACCATGGGCATGCCCGCCAGGCAGGTCGTTATTCACTGGAGCATGGCGACCCCTTCGACCGGCTACTGGCCGCTCAGGCCGAGATCGAAAACGCCGTGCTCATCACCTGGGATCCCGCCTTCGCGTCTTTCGGCATTCGTACCTTATGGTGA